A window of Selenomonas ruminantium subsp. lactilytica TAM6421 contains these coding sequences:
- a CDS encoding helix-turn-helix domain-containing protein — translation MYKKRLSPEEKIHFIEKYKRGEGSYASIAADAGVDSRSFRQWVRNYDACGPDVFFKRHHQRYSVEFKETAIHDYLSGVDSQDAICRKYGLRSRRQLQDWIMKYNSHEELKPSGTGGSTIVTKGRKTTFDERVSIVEDCIANGRDYALTAEKFDVSYQQVYTWVRKYDQKGIEGLKDGRGRRKPESEMNELERLRYENRMQKAQLLQKQMEIDFLKKLEELERR, via the coding sequence ATGTACAAGAAGAGATTATCACCCGAAGAGAAAATCCACTTCATTGAAAAGTATAAACGTGGAGAGGGCAGTTATGCCTCCATAGCCGCGGATGCAGGCGTTGACAGCAGATCCTTCAGGCAATGGGTTCGTAACTATGATGCTTGCGGCCCGGATGTATTCTTCAAACGACATCATCAGCGCTATTCTGTTGAATTTAAGGAAACTGCTATCCACGATTATCTTTCTGGCGTGGATTCACAAGATGCTATATGCCGAAAATACGGACTTCGTTCGCGGAGACAGCTACAAGACTGGATTATGAAGTATAATAGTCACGAGGAACTTAAACCATCCGGTACAGGAGGGAGCACCATCGTGACTAAAGGCAGAAAAACTACATTTGATGAACGGGTATCCATTGTAGAGGATTGCATTGCAAATGGCCGTGATTATGCTTTGACGGCGGAGAAATTCGATGTTTCTTACCAGCAGGTCTATACCTGGGTCAGGAAATATGACCAAAAGGGAATCGAAGGCCTCAAGGACGGCAGAGGCCGCAGGAAGCCTGAGTCTGAGATGAACGAGCTGGAACGGCTCAGATATGAAAACCGCATGCAGAAGGCTCAGTTGCTACAAAAGCAGATGGAGATAGATTTTCTAAAAAAACTCGAGGAATTGGAAAGGCGGTGA
- a CDS encoding IS3 family transposase, translated as MILDRTRNTAAYRAILELSSICKDYPVKALCRLGRVTRAAYYKWLHRKLGQNEETNQKLAALAESIHKEHPDMGYRRIRDKIEHDHGLHANDKRILRICRKKRLRSVIKGRHNCCTRPAVDPYYTAENVLNRDFHADKYNQKWVTDVTEFKYFPEYGTVKKVYLSAILDLCDRRPVAYVIGDSNNNQLVFQTFDKALEANPGAHPLFHSDRGFQYTNKLFRAKIEQAGMTQSMSRVAHCLDNGPMEGFWGILKREMYYRRRFTSRQELVESIEEYIRYYTYDRPQRHLGIRTPSEYHEKLVGAA; from the coding sequence GTGATACTAGACAGAACTCGTAATACGGCTGCCTACCGGGCGATACTGGAGCTCAGCAGTATCTGTAAGGATTATCCAGTCAAGGCGTTATGCAGGTTGGGCCGTGTAACCAGGGCTGCGTATTACAAATGGCTTCACAGGAAGCTGGGACAAAACGAAGAAACGAACCAGAAGCTTGCTGCCCTGGCAGAATCAATCCATAAGGAGCATCCAGATATGGGCTACCGAAGGATTCGAGATAAGATTGAGCATGACCATGGCCTGCATGCTAATGACAAGCGTATCCTGCGTATATGCCGCAAGAAGAGACTGCGCTCCGTAATAAAAGGACGTCACAACTGTTGCACCAGGCCTGCTGTTGATCCATACTATACAGCAGAGAATGTGCTCAACAGGGATTTCCATGCAGATAAATACAACCAGAAATGGGTTACGGATGTGACCGAATTCAAGTACTTTCCTGAATACGGAACCGTTAAAAAGGTATATCTGAGTGCCATCCTTGACCTCTGTGATCGCCGGCCTGTTGCCTATGTTATTGGTGACAGCAACAATAACCAGTTGGTATTCCAAACCTTTGACAAAGCTCTTGAAGCCAATCCAGGGGCACATCCCTTGTTTCATAGTGACCGTGGCTTTCAGTACACCAATAAGTTGTTCCGCGCCAAAATTGAACAGGCCGGTATGACACAAAGCATGTCCCGTGTAGCACATTGCCTAGACAATGGCCCCATGGAAGGCTTCTGGGGTATCTTGAAGCGCGAGATGTACTACAGGCGCAGATTTACTTCCCGGCAAGAGTTGGTTGAGTCAATTGAGGAATATATAAGATATTA